The DNA sequence GAACCCGCTGCCGCACGACGGGCACGTCACCCCGGCGCGGGTGTGCCCCTCGCTGTTGATCCGCCGGTAGAAGTCCTGCAGGAACGCGATGTCCGTGGCGTACATGCGCTCCACCACACCCACGTTCACCTCGTCGACCGTGCCCAGCTCGGTGATCACCACGCTGAGCAGCAGCACGCTGAGGTAGCCCGGGTTCTCCTTGACCCGCAGGTCGATCTGCGGCCGCAGCTCGTCCCGAGCCGTGGCCAGCCGCATCCGGCCGGCCCGGTGCACCACGCCCTCCGCGTCCACGTACCCGCGCGGCAGCTCGAAGTCGAACTCGGTGCGCAGCGCGGGTTCCCGCGCCACCACCGCCCGCTGCCCGCTCTCGACCGGTTCGGCCAGCTCGTCCAACGAGTCCAGCCCGATCACCCGCCGCCTCATCAGTCCTCCAGGGTGATGTCCTCGAAGGTGATGGTCACCTTCTCGATCGCCGCGCTCGACTCGCCCGCCTTCAGCGACGGGCCCTCCCACTTGCTGACCCACCCGTTGACGAGGTTCAGCCGCCGCTCCGTCTCGCCCTTGCTGTTCATGATCTCGATCGTGATGTTCTGGCGCGCCGTCTCGACGTCACCTTTGTTCACCGTCTCCTTGAGCCACTTGGTGAACTCCTTGCTCTTGTCCATCCCCCTGGTCACGGTGATCTCGCCGCCCTTGCGCGCACCCGGCTGCTTGCGCAGCAACGGCTTGCCCTGCGGGGTCACCTGCGAGATCTCGACCACGTCCTCCTCGATGGTCACCCCGCTGACCTCCTGCAACGACTCGACCATGTACGCGCCGAGCTGGAGGCCGAAGATGTGGGTGGAGAGAGCGTCGCCGTCTGCCATGGCTGGTGCCGCCTTTCGGTGCTACTCGCTGACGAGGCTGGTGTTGTCGGAGAACTGGGAGAGCCGGAAGACCACGAACTCGGCGGGCTTCACCGGCGCCACGCCGATCTCGCACACCACCTGGCCGAGGTCCACCGACTCCGGCGGGTTGTTGTCCCGGTCGCACTTCACGTAGAACGCCTCGTCCGGCGTGCGGCCGAACAACGCGCCCTGACGCCACTGCTCGGTGAGGAACGCGGTGATGTTGCGCCGGATGCCCGCCCACAGCCGGTCGTCGTTCGGCTCGAACACGACCCACTGCGTGCCCAGGAGGATCGACTCCTCCAGGAAGTTGAACAGCCGCCGCACGTTCAGGTAGCGCCACGCCGGGTCGGACGACAACGTGCGCGCACCCCAGATGCGGATGCCCCGGCCGGGGAACGTGCGCACGCAGTTGACGCCCACCGGGTTCAGCAGGTCCTGCTCGCTCTTGCTCAACGCGAGCTCCAGGTCCACCGCACCGCGGATCACCTCGTTGGCGGGAGCCTTGTGCACGCCCCGCTCGGCGTCGCTGCGCGCCCAAACCCCGGCGACGTGACCGGACGGCGGCACGAGCGTGTTCCGGCCACCGACCGGGTCGAACACCTTGATCCACGGGAAGTACAGCGTGGCGTACCGCGAATCGTGGTTCGCTTCCTCCATGCGCCACTTGTGCACCCGCTGCGCCGACATGCCGGGCGGCGCGTCCAGCACCGCGACCCGGTCGCCCATCTGCTCGCAGTGCGAGATGACGGCGGCCTGCACCGTCTGCACGCCCTCCAAGTCGATCAGACCGCGCTGGTAGGCGCTCATCAAGTCCGGCACCGCGACCATGGTGACCTCGTCCACGTTCTCCAGACCGCCGAACCCGGTCCGCGCCGCCGCGTCGCCGACGTACTCCTGCGCGTCCAGCGCGACGGCCTTGGGCGCCTTGGGCGCCTTCGGCGCGGGCACCGCCACCGACTGCTTGTCCGGCCGGGCCAACGCGCTGGTCGACCGCTCGGCGACCTCGATCAGCTTCGACCGCTCGGCCACCTGCGTCACCACGTAGTTCTTGAGGTTCTTGCGGGTGGACACCTCGAACGTCTCCACCACCTTGTCGCCCTGGCGGACCAGCAGCTTGAAGCGGTCGTCCGGCGGGTTCTCGCCGTCGGCGTCGGCGACCTCCACGGAGAGGTCCGGACCGGCGGAAGGCAGCGCGGAGACCCGCAACCCGCCCAGCGTCACGGGCGTCGCGGCAGCGGGCTCGGCATCGGCGTCACCGGCCGGACCACCCACCCGCACCACGTACGCCGCACCGCCGCCGTTGGCGAAGTAGCCGTAGACGGCGTGCGGCAGGTAGGCGTCCTCGACGAAGCCGCCGAACTCGCGCACGTACTGGTTCCAGTTGGCGACCCGGGTCGGCTCGTGGAACGGACCGCGTTCGGCGAAGCCCACGAAGGCCGCCACCGCGGTGCCGACCCCCTCGATCGGGCGCGCACCGGTCTGGACCTCCTCCACGTACACGCCGGGCGAGAGGTACTGCGGCATGGTCGCTCCTTCTCTGCTCATCCGCTCCGGTCTCCCGGTCTGGCACCACAAGCCTCGCGCCCGCGACCCGGTCGCGGCAGGACCGGCGGTCCCTGCCCCGGGCACTCCCGTTGCCCCAACAGGCAACCGGGTCCGGTGTCAGCCGGCCGCGTCGACCGCCAGCCACGGCCCGAACTCGCCGGCCAGCACGAGCCGGCCCAACTTGCGGTACTCCTGCTGCACGGCGGCGATCACGTCGACCATCCGCACCGGCCGCGCACCGGCCGCGGCGAGGTAGGCGGCGGTCACCGCGCACGCCCGGATCGACCCGCCCGCGAGCTCGAACCGCTCCGCGCAGAACGCCAGGTCCACGTCGTCCGCCCGCGGCACCCGGTCGCCCAGGCAGCGGTCCCACAACGCGAGCCGCTGCGCGGCGTCCGGCACCGGGAAGTCGGCGATCACGTCGATCCGCCGGGTGAACGCCTCGTCCATGTTGGACCGCAGGTTCGTCGTCAGCACCGCGATGCCGTCGAAGGACTCCATGCGCTGCAACAAGTACGCCGACTCGGTGTTGGCGTGCCGGTCGTGCGCGTCGTTCACCTCCGACCGCTTGCCGAACACGGCGTCCGCCTCGTCGAACAACAGCACCCCGTGCACACCCGCGGCCTCGGTGAAGATCCGCTCCAGGTTCTTCTCCGTCTCGCCGATGTACTTGTCCACCACCGACGACAGGTCCACCACGTACAGGTCCATGCCGACCGCTCCGGCCACCACCTCGGCCGACATCGTCTTGCCCGTGCCGGACTCGCCGGCGAACAACGCCAC is a window from the Saccharothrix saharensis genome containing:
- a CDS encoding phage tail sheath family protein translates to MPQYLSPGVYVEEVQTGARPIEGVGTAVAAFVGFAERGPFHEPTRVANWNQYVREFGGFVEDAYLPHAVYGYFANGGGAAYVVRVGGPAGDADAEPAAATPVTLGGLRVSALPSAGPDLSVEVADADGENPPDDRFKLLVRQGDKVVETFEVSTRKNLKNYVVTQVAERSKLIEVAERSTSALARPDKQSVAVPAPKAPKAPKAVALDAQEYVGDAAARTGFGGLENVDEVTMVAVPDLMSAYQRGLIDLEGVQTVQAAVISHCEQMGDRVAVLDAPPGMSAQRVHKWRMEEANHDSRYATLYFPWIKVFDPVGGRNTLVPPSGHVAGVWARSDAERGVHKAPANEVIRGAVDLELALSKSEQDLLNPVGVNCVRTFPGRGIRIWGARTLSSDPAWRYLNVRRLFNFLEESILLGTQWVVFEPNDDRLWAGIRRNITAFLTEQWRQGALFGRTPDEAFYVKCDRDNNPPESVDLGQVVCEIGVAPVKPAEFVVFRLSQFSDNTSLVSE
- a CDS encoding phage tail protein codes for the protein MADGDALSTHIFGLQLGAYMVESLQEVSGVTIEEDVVEISQVTPQGKPLLRKQPGARKGGEITVTRGMDKSKEFTKWLKETVNKGDVETARQNITIEIMNSKGETERRLNLVNGWVSKWEGPSLKAGESSAAIEKVTITFEDITLED